One Vanessa cardui chromosome 17, ilVanCard2.1, whole genome shotgun sequence DNA window includes the following coding sequences:
- the LOC124536838 gene encoding atypical protein kinase C isoform X7, whose product MSCSLDIATFLTGSIYRRGARRWRKLYRVNGHIFQAKRFNRRAFCAFCQDRIWGLGRQGFKCIQCKLLVHKKCHKLVQKPCSNEHVDPIEVKDDANGESTLGRASSVRSRADPEPPLPETPPAPASAPVRNEDLEPGSQRQYSLDDFELIRVIGRGSYAKVLMVELKRTKRVYAMKVIKKALVTDDEDIDWVQTEKHVFETASNHPFLVGLHSCFQTPSRLFFVIEFVRGGDLMFHMQRQRRLPEEHARFYAAEISLALHFLHERGVIYRDLKLDNVLLDHEGHIKLTDYGMCKEGVRPGDTTSTFCGTPNYIAPEILRGEEYGFSVDWWALGVLTYEMLAGRSPFDIAHAADNPDQNTEDYLFQVILEKTIRIPRSLSVKAASVLKGFLNKNPVERLGCGEAGFLDIVNHPFFKSIEWEMLELKQVVPPFKPRLEGERDLANFPPEFTDEPVHLTPDNDTVIADIDQSEFEGFEYVNPLLMSLEDCV is encoded by the exons ATGTCTTGTTCGCTGGATATTGCAACATTTTTGACAG GCAGCATCTACAGGCGAGGCGCTCGTCGGTGGCGGAAACTGTACAGAGTTAATGGTCACATATTTCAAGCTAAACGTTTTAATAGA CGAGCCTTCTGTGCCTTCTGCCAAGACCGTATATGGGGACTGGGACGGCAAGGATTCAAGTGCATCCAGTGTAAGCTGTTGGTGCATAAGAAATGCCACAAGCTGGTCCAGAAACCTTGCTCCAATGAGCACGTCGATCCCATCGAGGTTAAAGATGACGCTAACGGGGAGAGTACGCTTGGAAGGGCTTCCTCTGTTAG GTCTCGCGCAGATCCCGAGCCGCCGTTACCGGAGACTCCGCCGGCGCCTGCCTCGGCGCCCGTCCGCAACGAGGACCTCGAGCCGGGCTCGCAGCGCCAGTACTCGCTAGATGACTTCGAGCTAATCAGAGTCATCGGTCGTGGATCTTACGCCAAG GTCTTAATGGTGGAACTGAAGCGAACGAAACGCGTGTACGCAATGAAGGTGATCAAGAAAGCCCTGGTGACGGACGACGAGGACATCGACTGGGTTCAGACTGAGAAGCACGTCTTCGAAACGGCTTCGAACCACCCGTTCCTGGTGGGATTGCACTCGTGCTTCCAAACGCCGAGTCGTCTCTTCTTCGTCATCGAGTTCGTGAGGGGCGGTGATcttat GTTCCACATGCAGCGCCAGCGCCGCCTGCCGGAGGAGCACGCGCGTTTCTATGCGGCGGAGATCTCTTTGGCGCTGCACTTCTTGCACGAGCGGGGCGTCATCTACCGCGACCTCAAATTGGACAACGTGCTTCTCGACCACGAGGGGCACATCAAGCTCACCGACTACGGCATGTGCAAG GAGGGCGTCCGGCCCGGCGACACGACGTCGACGTTTTGCGGCACGCCCAACTACATCGCGCCGGAGATCCTGCGCGGGGAAGAGTATGGTTTCTCGGTGGACTGGTGGGCGCTCGGCGTGCTCACCTACGAGATGCTGGCGGGCCGCTCGCCCTTCGACATCGCGCACGCGGCCGACAACCCCGACCAGAACACCGAGGACTACCTCTTCCAG GTGATCCTAGAGAAGACAATTCGTATTCCCCGATCGCTGTCGGTGAAGGCGGCGTCCGTACTGAAGGGTTTCCTCAATAAGAACCCCGTGGAGCGGCTCGGCTGCGGCGAAGCGGGTTTCCTGGACATTGTCAACCATCCCTTCTTCAAGAGCATCGAGTGGGAGATG TTGGAGCTGAAGCAGGTGGTACCACCGTTCAAGCCGCGGCTGGAGGGAGAGCGCGACCTCGCCAACTTCCCGCCGGAGTTCACCGACGAGCCCGTGCACCTCACGCCCGACAACGA TACCGTGATCGCCGATATCGACCAATCGGAGTTCGAAGGCTTCGAATACGTGAACCCGCTACTCATGTCGCTGGAGGACTGCGTGTGA
- the LOC124536838 gene encoding atypical protein kinase C isoform X6 produces the protein MRLLHFPVKILFPNVPAAPGMPCAGEDRSIYRRGARRWRKLYRVNGHIFQAKRFNRRAFCAFCQDRIWGLGRQGFKCIQCKLLVHKKCHKLVQKPCSNEHVDPIEVKDDANGESTLGRASSVRSRADPEPPLPETPPAPASAPVRNEDLEPGSQRQYSLDDFELIRVIGRGSYAKVLMVELKRTKRVYAMKVIKKALVTDDEDIDWVQTEKHVFETASNHPFLVGLHSCFQTPSRLFFVIEFVRGGDLMFHMQRQRRLPEEHARFYAAEISLALHFLHERGVIYRDLKLDNVLLDHEGHIKLTDYGMCKEGVRPGDTTSTFCGTPNYIAPEILRGEEYGFSVDWWALGVLTYEMLAGRSPFDIAHAADNPDQNTEDYLFQVILEKTIRIPRSLSVKAASVLKGFLNKNPVERLGCGEAGFLDIVNHPFFKSIEWEMLELKQVVPPFKPRLEGERDLANFPPEFTDEPVHLTPDNDTVIADIDQSEFEGFEYVNPLLMSLEDCV, from the exons GCAGCATCTACAGGCGAGGCGCTCGTCGGTGGCGGAAACTGTACAGAGTTAATGGTCACATATTTCAAGCTAAACGTTTTAATAGA CGAGCCTTCTGTGCCTTCTGCCAAGACCGTATATGGGGACTGGGACGGCAAGGATTCAAGTGCATCCAGTGTAAGCTGTTGGTGCATAAGAAATGCCACAAGCTGGTCCAGAAACCTTGCTCCAATGAGCACGTCGATCCCATCGAGGTTAAAGATGACGCTAACGGGGAGAGTACGCTTGGAAGGGCTTCCTCTGTTAG GTCTCGCGCAGATCCCGAGCCGCCGTTACCGGAGACTCCGCCGGCGCCTGCCTCGGCGCCCGTCCGCAACGAGGACCTCGAGCCGGGCTCGCAGCGCCAGTACTCGCTAGATGACTTCGAGCTAATCAGAGTCATCGGTCGTGGATCTTACGCCAAG GTCTTAATGGTGGAACTGAAGCGAACGAAACGCGTGTACGCAATGAAGGTGATCAAGAAAGCCCTGGTGACGGACGACGAGGACATCGACTGGGTTCAGACTGAGAAGCACGTCTTCGAAACGGCTTCGAACCACCCGTTCCTGGTGGGATTGCACTCGTGCTTCCAAACGCCGAGTCGTCTCTTCTTCGTCATCGAGTTCGTGAGGGGCGGTGATcttat GTTCCACATGCAGCGCCAGCGCCGCCTGCCGGAGGAGCACGCGCGTTTCTATGCGGCGGAGATCTCTTTGGCGCTGCACTTCTTGCACGAGCGGGGCGTCATCTACCGCGACCTCAAATTGGACAACGTGCTTCTCGACCACGAGGGGCACATCAAGCTCACCGACTACGGCATGTGCAAG GAGGGCGTCCGGCCCGGCGACACGACGTCGACGTTTTGCGGCACGCCCAACTACATCGCGCCGGAGATCCTGCGCGGGGAAGAGTATGGTTTCTCGGTGGACTGGTGGGCGCTCGGCGTGCTCACCTACGAGATGCTGGCGGGCCGCTCGCCCTTCGACATCGCGCACGCGGCCGACAACCCCGACCAGAACACCGAGGACTACCTCTTCCAG GTGATCCTAGAGAAGACAATTCGTATTCCCCGATCGCTGTCGGTGAAGGCGGCGTCCGTACTGAAGGGTTTCCTCAATAAGAACCCCGTGGAGCGGCTCGGCTGCGGCGAAGCGGGTTTCCTGGACATTGTCAACCATCCCTTCTTCAAGAGCATCGAGTGGGAGATG TTGGAGCTGAAGCAGGTGGTACCACCGTTCAAGCCGCGGCTGGAGGGAGAGCGCGACCTCGCCAACTTCCCGCCGGAGTTCACCGACGAGCCCGTGCACCTCACGCCCGACAACGA TACCGTGATCGCCGATATCGACCAATCGGAGTTCGAAGGCTTCGAATACGTGAACCCGCTACTCATGTCGCTGGAGGACTGCGTGTGA
- the LOC124536838 gene encoding atypical protein kinase C isoform X5 yields the protein MRGFWSEILYAAASHPFPSVPGDLISPFDLDRNDDLFPNVPAAPGMPCAGEDRSIYRRGARRWRKLYRVNGHIFQAKRFNRRAFCAFCQDRIWGLGRQGFKCIQCKLLVHKKCHKLVQKPCSNEHVDPIEVKDDANGESTLGRASSVRSRADPEPPLPETPPAPASAPVRNEDLEPGSQRQYSLDDFELIRVIGRGSYAKVLMVELKRTKRVYAMKVIKKALVTDDEDIDWVQTEKHVFETASNHPFLVGLHSCFQTPSRLFFVIEFVRGGDLMFHMQRQRRLPEEHARFYAAEISLALHFLHERGVIYRDLKLDNVLLDHEGHIKLTDYGMCKEGVRPGDTTSTFCGTPNYIAPEILRGEEYGFSVDWWALGVLTYEMLAGRSPFDIAHAADNPDQNTEDYLFQVILEKTIRIPRSLSVKAASVLKGFLNKNPVERLGCGEAGFLDIVNHPFFKSIEWEMLELKQVVPPFKPRLEGERDLANFPPEFTDEPVHLTPDNDTVIADIDQSEFEGFEYVNPLLMSLEDCV from the exons GCAGCATCTACAGGCGAGGCGCTCGTCGGTGGCGGAAACTGTACAGAGTTAATGGTCACATATTTCAAGCTAAACGTTTTAATAGA CGAGCCTTCTGTGCCTTCTGCCAAGACCGTATATGGGGACTGGGACGGCAAGGATTCAAGTGCATCCAGTGTAAGCTGTTGGTGCATAAGAAATGCCACAAGCTGGTCCAGAAACCTTGCTCCAATGAGCACGTCGATCCCATCGAGGTTAAAGATGACGCTAACGGGGAGAGTACGCTTGGAAGGGCTTCCTCTGTTAG GTCTCGCGCAGATCCCGAGCCGCCGTTACCGGAGACTCCGCCGGCGCCTGCCTCGGCGCCCGTCCGCAACGAGGACCTCGAGCCGGGCTCGCAGCGCCAGTACTCGCTAGATGACTTCGAGCTAATCAGAGTCATCGGTCGTGGATCTTACGCCAAG GTCTTAATGGTGGAACTGAAGCGAACGAAACGCGTGTACGCAATGAAGGTGATCAAGAAAGCCCTGGTGACGGACGACGAGGACATCGACTGGGTTCAGACTGAGAAGCACGTCTTCGAAACGGCTTCGAACCACCCGTTCCTGGTGGGATTGCACTCGTGCTTCCAAACGCCGAGTCGTCTCTTCTTCGTCATCGAGTTCGTGAGGGGCGGTGATcttat GTTCCACATGCAGCGCCAGCGCCGCCTGCCGGAGGAGCACGCGCGTTTCTATGCGGCGGAGATCTCTTTGGCGCTGCACTTCTTGCACGAGCGGGGCGTCATCTACCGCGACCTCAAATTGGACAACGTGCTTCTCGACCACGAGGGGCACATCAAGCTCACCGACTACGGCATGTGCAAG GAGGGCGTCCGGCCCGGCGACACGACGTCGACGTTTTGCGGCACGCCCAACTACATCGCGCCGGAGATCCTGCGCGGGGAAGAGTATGGTTTCTCGGTGGACTGGTGGGCGCTCGGCGTGCTCACCTACGAGATGCTGGCGGGCCGCTCGCCCTTCGACATCGCGCACGCGGCCGACAACCCCGACCAGAACACCGAGGACTACCTCTTCCAG GTGATCCTAGAGAAGACAATTCGTATTCCCCGATCGCTGTCGGTGAAGGCGGCGTCCGTACTGAAGGGTTTCCTCAATAAGAACCCCGTGGAGCGGCTCGGCTGCGGCGAAGCGGGTTTCCTGGACATTGTCAACCATCCCTTCTTCAAGAGCATCGAGTGGGAGATG TTGGAGCTGAAGCAGGTGGTACCACCGTTCAAGCCGCGGCTGGAGGGAGAGCGCGACCTCGCCAACTTCCCGCCGGAGTTCACCGACGAGCCCGTGCACCTCACGCCCGACAACGA TACCGTGATCGCCGATATCGACCAATCGGAGTTCGAAGGCTTCGAATACGTGAACCCGCTACTCATGTCGCTGGAGGACTGCGTGTGA